A window from Chrysemys picta bellii isolate R12L10 chromosome 2, ASM1138683v2, whole genome shotgun sequence encodes these proteins:
- the LOC112061046 gene encoding gastrula zinc finger protein XlCGF57.1-like → MERGDKLRVGERRERRERGMPDACGTGSADIRPQVFIKTEQEEEPCTGAPPEQREGGILRAPSTGAGWPDVKHEIVVKVEPDDESYVGYPQGLGDRDLPGYPSTGIKAEIVVKTEPKDDSYGECAQHYGEGDGPDDPFCDANPEIIVKVEPDDESAIGYPQGLSEGGIPGYPSPGDGSRGAGERERPGEESEDVKPNRALLMRGLEAASSGLLRTEPSINHWKVQHAQGNIAALQRNAVAPEGPQTAPEPKGKGPTAPTSNPSQKSLSASDRGGAVAASTEPAKRPRAHAAERPFTCTECGKSFQHRGNLITHLRVHTGEKPFTCTECGKSFSQKGDLMRHQRIHTGEKPFECNVCGKSFCSKQTFILHQRIHTGEKPFSCTECGKCFNRKANFITHQKIHRGERPFVCAECGKGFCAKKTFILHQKIHIGDRPFGCSECGKSFSRNGDLTRHQRIHTGERPFACADCGKCFSHNGELIKHQRIHTGEKPFTCTECGKSFNRKGTLITHQRIHTGERPFVCAECGKTFNLKTTLMKHKRIHTGERPFTCVECGKSFKYKGNLRTHHLTHTVERVYPCTECGKIFSHKKELTVHQAVHTEERLLSCYGDGESFNPFLQMHPLLLSVPQAKCLWKP, encoded by the exons gcgcAGGCTGGCCTGACGTGAAGCATGAGATTGTGGTGAAAGTGGAGCCAGACGATGAGTCGTATGTGGGGTATCCCCAGGGTTTGGGGGACCGAGACCTCCCCGGCTACCCCAGCACTG GTATCAAAGCAGAGATCGTGGTCAAAACGGAGCCCAAGGACGACTCCTACGGCGAGTGTGCCCAGCATTACGGTGAAGGAGACGGTCCCGACGACCCCTTCT GTGACGCAAACCCGGAGATTATCGTGAAAGTGGAGCCGGACGATGAGTCGGCCATTGGTTATCCCCAGGGCCTGAGCGAAGGTGGAATTCCCGGCTATCCCAGCCCAG GTGATGGGAGCAGAGGTGCCGGTGAGCGGGAGCGCCCCGGGGAAGAGTCCGAGGATGTGAAACCGAACAGGGCTTTGCTGATGAGAGGCTTAGAGGCGGCTTCCTCGGGCTTGCTCAGGACAGAACCCAGCATTAATCACTGGAAAGTGCAACACGCCCAGGGAAACATCGCGGCGCTCCAGAGAAACGCGGTGGCTCCGGAGGGGCCGCAGacagcccctgagcccaagggaAAGGGGCCAACGGCCCCGACAAGCAACCCCAGCCAGAAATCCCTTTCGGCCTCTGACCGCGGGGGGGCCGTAGCCGCCAGCACCGAGCCGGCGAAACGCCCGCGAGCCCACGCTGCCGAGCGGCCGTTCACGTGCACagagtgcgggaagagcttccaGCACCGGGGAAACCTCATCACTCACCTGCGGGTGCACACGGGTGAGAAGCCCTTCACCTGCACCGAGTGCGGCAAGAGCTTCAGCCAGAAGGGCGACCTGATGCGACACCAGCGCATTCACACGGGCGAGAAGCCCTTCGAATGCAACGTGTGCGGGAAGAGCTTCTGCTCCAAGCAGACCTTCATCCTGCACCAGCGCATCCACACCGGCGAGAAGCCCTTCTCCTGCACCGAGTGCGGCAAGTGCTTCAACCGCAAGGCCAACTTCATCACCCACCAGAAGATCCACCGCGGGGAGCGCCCCTTCGTCTGCGCCGAGTGCGGCAAGGGCTTCTGCGCCAAGAAGACCTTTATCCTGCACCAGAAGATCCACATCGGGGACCGGCCCTTCGGCTGCTCCGAGTGCGGCAAGAGCTTCAGCCGCAACGGGGATCTGACCCGGCACCAGCGcatccacaccggggagcggcccttCGCCTGCGCCGACTGCGGCAAGTGCTTCAGCCACAACGGGGAGCTGATCAAGCACCAGCGCATCCACACCGGCGAGAAGCCCTTCACCTGCACCGAGTGCGGCAAGAGCTTCAACCGCAAGGGCACCCTCATCACCCACCAGCGCATCCACACCGGGGAGCGCCCCTTCGTCTGCGCCGAGTGCGGCAAGACCTTCAACCTGAAGACCACGCTGATGAAGCACAAGCGGATCCACACGGGGGAGCGGCCCTTCACCTGCGTGGAGTGCGGCAAGAGCTTCAAGTACAAGGGCAACCTGCGGACACACCACCTCACCCACACGGTGGAGCGGGTCTACCCCTGCACCGAGTGCGGGAAGATCTTCAGCCACAAGAAGGAGCTGACGGTGCACCAGGCCGTCCACACGGAGGAGAGACTCTTGTCCTGCTACGGAGACGGGGAGTCGTTCAACCCCTTCCTCCAGATGCACCCGCTCCTACTGTCTGTGCCCCAAGCCAAGTGCCTCTGGAAGCCGTAA